In Catharus ustulatus isolate bCatUst1 chromosome 36, bCatUst1.pri.v2, whole genome shotgun sequence, a genomic segment contains:
- the ATAT1 gene encoding alpha-tubulin N-acetyltransferase 1 isoform X2 encodes MEFPFDLAPVLGERFCVVDQHLRPAGRGGTVKREELEQQLRTVIDELGKASAKAQGLSTPVTSATRMESNRHVLYILRDTCPPRGAVLGFLKVGYKKLFLLDRAGAHLQVEPLCVLDFYIHESQQRRGLGRELFEEMLKRERVRPEQLAVDRPSEKLLGFLRKHFGLWDLIPQVNNFVIFEGFFSTRTAPARRPFPRPRPEEPIKPYSLSERDFLREEAEPPWPFNLSRGSPVRGSLRPFLLRRDSPGGDAQSPPEPAPRRASSLGRVGR; translated from the exons ATGGAGTTCCCGTTCGATCTGGCCCCGGTGCTGGGCGAGCGCTTTTGCGTCGTGGATCAGCACCTGCGGCCCGCGGGGCGCGGCGGCACCGTCAAACG ggaggagctggagcagcagctgaggacgGTGATCGATGAACTGGGCAAGGCCTCGGCCAAg GCCCAGGGCCTCTCCACCCCCGTGACCAGCGCGACCCGAATGGAGAGCAACCGGCACGTGCTGTACATCCTGAGGGACACCTG cccccccagagGCGCCGTGCTCGGGTTCCTCAAAGTTGGCTACAAGAAACTTTTCCTGCTG GACCGTGCTGGGGCCCACCTGCAGGTCGAGCCtctttgtgttttggatttttacaTCCACGAGTCCCAGCAGCGCCGGGGGCTGGGCCGGGAGCTCTTTGAGGAGATGCTGAAG CGGGAGCGGGTGCGGCCCGAGCAGCTGGCGGTGGACAGACCCTCAGAGAAACTCCTGGGGTTCCTCAGAAAACACTTTGGGCTCTGGGACCTCATCCCTCAG gtgaacaattttgtcatttttgagggatttttctcCACCAGAACCG cccctgcccggCGCCCGTTCCCGCGGCCGCGGCCGGAGGAGCCGATCAAGCCGTACTCACTGAGCGAGCGCGACT ttctcCGTGAGGAGGCCGAGCCCCCCTGGCC CTTTAACCTGTCTCGGGGCTCCCCGGTGCGGGGCTCCCTGCGGCCGTTCCTGCTGCGCCGCGACAGCCCCGGGGGCGACGCCCAGAGCCCCCCCGAGCCCGCCCCGCGCAGAGCCAG ctccctgggacGTGTCGGCCGCTga
- the ATAT1 gene encoding alpha-tubulin N-acetyltransferase 1 isoform X1 — translation MEFPFDLAPVLGERFCVVDQHLRPAGRGGTVKREELEQQLRTVIDELGKASAKAQGLSTPVTSATRMESNRHVLYILRDTCPPRGAVLGFLKVGYKKLFLLDRAGAHLQVEPLCVLDFYIHESQQRRGLGRELFEEMLKRERVRPEQLAVDRPSEKLLGFLRKHFGLWDLIPQVNNFVIFEGFFSTRTAPARRPFPRPRPEEPIKPYSLSERDFLREEAEPPWPFNLSRGSPVRGSLRPFLLRRDSPGGDAQSPPEPAPRRASSLGRVGR, via the exons ATGGAGTTCCCGTTCGATCTGGCCCCGGTGCTGGGCGAGCGCTTTTGCGTCGTGGATCAGCACCTGCGGCCCGCGGGGCGCGGCGGCACCGTCAAACG ggaggagctggagcagcagctgaggacgGTGATCGATGAACTGGGCAAGGCCTCGGCCAAg GCCCAGGGCCTCTCCACCCCCGTGACCAGCGCGACCCGAATGGAGAGCAACCGGCACGTGCTGTACATCCTGAGGGACACCTG cccccccagagGCGCCGTGCTCGGGTTCCTCAAAGTTGGCTACAAGAAACTTTTCCTGCTG GACCGTGCTGGGGCCCACCTGCAGGTCGAGCCtctttgtgttttggatttttacaTCCACGAGTCCCAGCAGCGCCGGGGGCTGGGCCGGGAGCTCTTTGAGGAGATGCTGAAG CGGGAGCGGGTGCGGCCCGAGCAGCTGGCGGTGGACAGACCCTCAGAGAAACTCCTGGGGTTCCTCAGAAAACACTTTGGGCTCTGGGACCTCATCCCTCAG gtgaacaattttgtcatttttgagggatttttctcCACCAGAACCG cccctgcccggCGCCCGTTCCCGCGGCCGCGGCCGGAGGAGCCGATCAAGCCGTACTCACTGAGCGAGCGCGACT ttCTGCGTGAGGAGGCGGAGCCCCCCTGGCCCTTTAACCTGTCTCGGGGCTCCCCGGTGCGGGGCTCCCTGCGGCCGTTCCTGCTGCGCCGCGACAGCCCCGGGGGCGACGCCCAGAGCCCCCCCGAGCCCGCCCCGCGCAGAGCCAG ctccctgggacGTGTCGGCCGCTga